The following coding sequences are from one Capsicum annuum cultivar UCD-10X-F1 chromosome 3, UCD10Xv1.1, whole genome shotgun sequence window:
- the LOC107865153 gene encoding uncharacterized protein LOC107865153 has translation MDSQVVCKRDSFKYLGFIIQENREIDEDVSHRTGAGWMKWKLASGFLCDKNVPLKLKGKFYRVVVRPTMLYGAKYWPTKNSQIQKLKVAEMMMLCWMYNFTRGNRVRNITIREKVGVTSIDDKMQEVMLNMSDLKSINFDPYIL, from the exons ATGGATTCACAggtggtttgtaagagggatagttttaagtatcttgggtttaTAATTCAGGAAaatagagagattgatgaggatgtctctcatcGTACTGGAGCAGGATGGATGAAATGGAAGCTTGCCTcaggatttttatgtgataagaatgTGCCTCtgaagcttaaaggcaaattctatagagttgttGTCCGTCCgaccatgctgtatggagcgaaATATTGGCCaaccaaaaattctcaaatccAAAAGTTGAAAGTGGCAGAAATGatgatgttgtgttggatgtatAATTTTACGAGGGGCAACAGGGTTAGGAATataactattcgggagaaggtgggagtgacgTCTATAGATGACAAGATGCAGGAA gtaATGTTAAATATGTCTGATTTGAAATCCATTAATTTTGATCCTTACATTTTATAA